Proteins encoded together in one Centropristis striata isolate RG_2023a ecotype Rhode Island chromosome 6, C.striata_1.0, whole genome shotgun sequence window:
- the poglut3 gene encoding protein O-glucosyltransferase 3 has product MKTLQTIFNQFSHLAVSNWSNMACGRSVLLVKPFQNGLFCTCVVLVVFIMLNFPVCDSEGITPERCLIWGPGLNSATVLPVRYFFIQAVHSNGQNLTLSPGKDTFKVKISPLDKMEYIRIHVPPPLDRRDGSFLVRYRLYGSVLKGLKVEVFHQDAAVAKSPYTIQGPVYHEYCDCPEPNASVWQSTVQCPAEEPQILADFKAFPTVDLQRLRQEVPHRFTNRGGLIHYSIINNQLYRRTLGKYTDFKMFSDEMLLSLTRKVKVPDVEFFINVGDWPLETRKTDAVPVLSWCGSADTRDIVLPTYEVTHSTLETMRGVTNDLLSVQGNTGPPWINKTDRAFFRGRDSREERLHLVSLSKKNPELLDAGITGWFFFRDREKHLGKVPLVGFFDFFKYKYQVNVDGTVAAYRFPYLMLGSSLVLKQDSPYYEYFYTHLKAGTHYVPVKRNLSDLLEKIKWAKENDAEAQQIARAGQTAARELLQPSRLYCYYYRVLHMYSERQTGQPTQHADMELVPQPDDHTAECQCERQVHEEEPNVKDEL; this is encoded by the exons ATGAAAACTCTACAAAcaatatttaatcaattttcACATCTAGCTGTTAGCAATTGGAGTAATATGGCGTGTGGGCGTAGCGTGCTCCTAGTTAAACCTTTTCAGAATGGTTTATTTTGTACGTGTGTAGTTTTAGTGGTATTTATAATGTTAAACTTCCCGGTTTGTGACAGTGAAGGGATCACTCCGGAGAGATGTCTGATCTGGGGTCCAGGGCTGAACTCTGCCACAGTCTTACCGGTCCGCTACTTCTTTATTCAGGCGGTCCATTCAAACGGACAAAACCTGACTTTATCTCCAG gtaaagacacatttaaagtgAAGATAAGTCCACTGGACAAGATGGAGTACATCCGTATCCACGTCCCTCCACCTCTGGACAGAAGAGACGGGTCCTTCCTGGTGAGATACCGGCTCTACGGCAGTGTGCTGAAAGGCCTGAAGGTCGAAGTCTTCCACCAAGATGCTGCTGTCGCCAAGTCGCCCTACACCATTCAGG GTCCAGTCTATCATGAATACTGCGACTGTCCAGAACCCAATGCTTCTGTCTGGCAGAGCACCGTGCAGTGTCCGGCTGAGGAGCCTCAGATTCTGGCAGACTTTAAAGCTTTTCCAACGGTCGACCTGCAGCGTCTCAGACAGGAGGTGCCTCACAGGTTCACCAACAGAGGCGGTCTCATCCACTACAGCATCATCAACAACCAGCTGTACCGCCGCACGCTGGGAAAATACACCGACTTCAAGATGTTCTCTGATGAAATGCTGCTCTCTTTAACAAGAAAG GTGAAGGTGCCTGATGTGGAGTTCTTCATCAACGTTGGTGACTGGCCCTTAGAGACGAGGAAGACGGACGCTGTCCCCGTGTTGTCGTGGTGCGGCTCTGCAGACACACGGGACATCGTCCTCCCCACCTACGAAGTCACACACTCCACCCTGGAGACCATGAGAGGTGTCACAAATGACCTGCTGTCTGTCCAGGgaaacacag GTCCTCCGTGGATTAACAAAACGGATCGGGCATTTTTCCGTGGACGGGACAGTCGAGAGGAGCGTCTCCATCTGGTCTCTCTGTCCAAGAAAAACCCCGAGCTGCTGGACGCAGGAATCACAGGCTGGTTCTTcttcagagacagagagaaacatcTAGGCAAAGTACCACTTGTTGGATTCTTTGACTTCTTCAAG TACAAGTACCAGGTGAACGTGGATGGAACAGTAGCAGCGTATCGGTTTCCTTACTTGATGCTTGGGAGCAGCCTGGTTCTGAAGCAGGACTCGCCGTATTATGAATATTTCTACACTCATCTTAAAGCGGGCACGCACTACGTCCCCGTGAAGAGAAACCTCTCGGACCTTTTGGAGAAAATCAAATGGGCCAAAGAGAACGACGCCGAAGCCCAACAGATCGCCAGAGCGGGTCAGACGGCGGCCCGAGAGCTGCTCCAGCCCAGCAGACTCTACTGTTACTACTACAGAGTGCTGCACATGTACTCAGAGCGCCAGACGGGGCAGCCAACGCAGCACGCAGACATGGAGCTGGTGCCTCAGCCGGACGACCACACCGCTGAGTGTCAATGTGAGCGTCAAGTCCACGAAGAAGAACCCAACGTGAAGGATGAACTATGA